The DNA window GTACAGGCCGCCCCCAACAGGGTGGTTGAGAAAATAGAATCTCTGCCCGGCGTAGAGATGGCCAACGGCCGGGTCAGCAAAGATGTTCCTTTGGATATAGAAGGAGATTCCCGGCGGGTTACAGCCAGGATGCTTACCTTGCCTTCGAGTTGGGAAGATAGGGAATTCGTAAATGCCCCCTTTTTAGTAGAAGGAGCATGGCCTGCCAGAACAAATGAAGTGTTGCTTTTAAAATCTTTTGCGGAATATTACCGGCTTCAAGTAGGAGATTATCTTTATCCAATCATCAACGGAGAACAAAAGAAGTTAATTATTTCCGGTGTGGTTACCAGTCCGGAATACATTTATCCTTTGAAGGATAGACAGCAGGTTCTCGCCACCGCACGGGATTTTGCCGTTATTTATCTTCGAAAGGAAATTGCTGAAAAATGGTGGGGTATGCAGAATGCGTTTAACGAAATAGTTGTCTATCTGGAAAGACCGCGGGAAATCCAGGAAGTTAAAAAGAGAATAGAAAAAATTTTGGCCCCTTACGGACTCCTCAGTACCATAGAAAGAGAAGATCAGCCGAGTCATTTCGCCTTGAAGATGGAATTAGAAGGACTGCAGGAAATGGCCTTTATGTTTCCTGTTCTATTTTTGGGGACGGCAGCTATGGTCATTTATATAATATTGGCCAGGATGATAGCTAGAGAACGACGTTATATAGGAATACTACGGGCCCTAGGTTACAGTCGGAAGGGGATAATGGTTTATTATCTAAGTTATACTTTGGCTATTGGCGTGTTAGGTTCCTTATTAGGAGCGCCTGTTGGTTACGGGCTTTCTGTTCTTATGACGAAAATGTATGCCAATGTATTTGATATACCTTATTTGGTAGCGGCTCCACATTGGGATGTACAAGGGATTGGCGTAATTATCAGTGTTATTACTTGTTTGGCTGCCGGCTTTAACTCGGCCAGAAAGGCGGCATCGCTTAGACCGGTCGACGCTATGCGCCCGGAGACTCCTTTGCCCGTGAGGCAGGTTCCTTGGGATTCTTACCTGTTCTCCAGGCAAAACTTGCCCGTGAAATGGAAGATCCCTCTGCGCAACGTGGCTCGCTTTCCTCGACGGATGATTTCTAACGTGGTAGGTATTGCGTTGGCCACTAGCCTTATTTTGGTAGGGTTATCTTGGTTAGATGGTACGGAGGAATTAATAAATCATCACTTTGAACGGGTGATCAATTATGATGCTAAGATAATTTTTGATCGACCGGTGCTCGAGAATGAAGTGCTAGAGATAGCGCGTTGGGAAGAGGTAATGGAGGCGGAACCCTTATTGGAAATGCCTGTCCGGTTTCATTATGGCAGTCGTAGTTTTGAAAGCATACTGGTCGGAATTCCTGCGGAAGGAGAAATGTTTCGCCTCTTTGAAGATAGGTTGACCCGGAAGAAGCTCACCGGACGGGGTATCCTCATTAGCAGCAGTCTTCAAGAAGAGTTGAAGGTGAAAGAAGGTCAGAGGGTTGAAGTAGAAATTTTAGGAGTCGGCGGAGATAGAAAATCAATACCGGTGGCGGGGACCGTTTTCATGTCTGTGGGAAGCGGGGCATTTCTTCCTCTCGGTAAAGCCCAGGAAATAACAGGAGAACCGGGGATGATTAGCGCGGTCATGACTACCCTCTGCCCCGGGGGAATGGAAAAATTAAAAGAGCGAACTAAAGACCTCAGCCCAATTGCGGCCATAGAGGATGTGGAGCAGACTCGTCAAGATATTTCTCAATACATGGGGTTACTATATACTTTTATCGGCATTATGATTATTTTTGGTATGAGCCTGGCCGGAGTTATAACCTTTAACACTTCGCATATTAATATCCTGGAAAGGCGACCGGAACTTTTGATCTTACGCATGCTGGGGATGGGACCGCAAGAAATCGCCGCTTTAATTACCCGAGAAAACTTCTTGACCGCGTTCCTGGGTCTGGTAGTGGGTATTCCTTTGGGGAAGCGTATCGCCGCCTATTTTGCTCAGACTTACAGTACGGATTTGATGACTATGCCCCTGGTTATTTTACCGCGTACCTACTGGTTAACCGTGGGAGTCATATTTCTGGCCGTTTTTTTGGCTCAGATTCCGGGGAT is part of the Calderihabitans maritimus genome and encodes:
- a CDS encoding ABC transporter permease, producing the protein MLYKRMWREIRHSPWAFVSIIFLVCLGTALFTASYISFVNLQSSSEKTYQELKFAHLTFRVQAAPNRVVEKIESLPGVEMANGRVSKDVPLDIEGDSRRVTARMLTLPSSWEDREFVNAPFLVEGAWPARTNEVLLLKSFAEYYRLQVGDYLYPIINGEQKKLIISGVVTSPEYIYPLKDRQQVLATARDFAVIYLRKEIAEKWWGMQNAFNEIVVYLERPREIQEVKKRIEKILAPYGLLSTIEREDQPSHFALKMELEGLQEMAFMFPVLFLGTAAMVIYIILARMIARERRYIGILRALGYSRKGIMVYYLSYTLAIGVLGSLLGAPVGYGLSVLMTKMYANVFDIPYLVAAPHWDVQGIGVIISVITCLAAGFNSARKAASLRPVDAMRPETPLPVRQVPWDSYLFSRQNLPVKWKIPLRNVARFPRRMISNVVGIALATSLILVGLSWLDGTEELINHHFERVINYDAKIIFDRPVLENEVLEIARWEEVMEAEPLLEMPVRFHYGSRSFESILVGIPAEGEMFRLFEDRLTRKKLTGRGILISSSLQEELKVKEGQRVEVEILGVGGDRKSIPVAGTVFMSVGSGAFLPLGKAQEITGEPGMISAVMTTLCPGGMEKLKERTKDLSPIAAIEDVEQTRQDISQYMGLLYTFIGIMIIFGMSLAGVITFNTSHINILERRPELLILRMLGMGPQEIAALITRENFLTAFLGLVVGIPLGKRIAAYFAQTYSTDLMTMPLVILPRTYWLTVGVIFLAVFLAQIPGIRYVNRLNLAEAAKEREV